Below is a genomic region from Caloranaerobacter sp. TR13.
CTACAGGGAGCAAGTGTTCATGCCATGAGACGACTACTAAAGAAGAATGTGTAGAGAAGTTAAGACAAGGTGTATATGTGTTTATGAGAGAAGGGTCTACTCAGAAAAATATGGCTGAGTGTATACGTGCAGTTACTGAAGATAGACTTGATTCAAGAAGATGTATTCTAGCTACAGATGATATGGTTGCTGAAGATTTAGAAAAGCTGGGTCATATGAATGAAATTGTTAGGAGAACAATAAAGGAAGGTGTTGACCCGGTTGAAGCTATACAAATGGTAACTATTAATCCAGCAACTTATTTTGGATTAGAAGATAGAGGAGTTTTAGCACCGGGAAAACTTGCTGACATTGCTATAATCGGAGATTTGGAAGAAATGAAGGTAGATGGAGTATTTATTAAAGGTAAATTGGTAGCATCATATGGTCAGTTATTAATAGATATACCTAAATATACATATCCAGATAGCGTTAAAAGATCTGTAAAATGCAATTTAATAAATGATGCAGATTTAGAAATTGAGGCATCTGGAAACAAAGTTAAAGTAAGATGCATAGAGCTAATACCTGACCAAAACTTAACAGGAAGCTTAGAAGAAGAGTTAAAAGTACAAAATGGAAAAGTTATGCCTGATATTAATAAAGATATTTTAATAATGGCATGTATAGAGAGATATGGAAGAAATGGAAACATAGGAAAGACTTTTGTTAAAGGCTTTGGATTAAAACAGGGTGCTTTTGCTGAGAGTATAGCACATGATACCCATAATATTTTAGTTGTAGGTACTAATATAAAAGATATGGTTTTAGCAGTTAATAGAGTTGTAGAAATGGGTGGTGGAATTGCTGTAGCAAATAGGGGAAGAATTTTAGAAGAGTTAAGACTACCTGTTGGTGGGTTGATAACTGACGAATTAACAGGACATGAAGTAAGTCAAAAAATATCTCAACTAGAAAGAGTAGTAAAAGATCAGTTAGGATGTGAAGTACATGCACCATTTATGCATTTATCGTTTTTATCATTATCAACTAGCCCTAAATGGAAAATAACAGATAGAGGACTTTTAGATGTTAACAACTTCAAAATCCTACCAACGGTATTAGAATAGATGTTAATGGTAAGGGGGTGAGATTGAGATATAACGAAATAATTTGTAATCAAAAGTGTTAATACAAAAAGGGGGAGTAGTATTGAGTACTAATTTACAAGCTGAAAAAGGCTTCTTAGAGAGAACTTTTAAACTTAAGGAACACAACACTAATGTAAAAACTGAAATTATTGCAGGTATCACTACATTTATGACTATGGCTTATATACTTGTAGTTAATCCACTTATTTTAAGTGATGCAGGGATGGACAAAGGTGCTGTATTTACGGCGACAGTTTTATCATCATTTATAGCAATTATGGTAATGGCATTATATGCTAATTATCCATTTGCTTTAGCTCCAGGTATGGGACTTAATGCCTTCTTCGCTTATACCGTTGTTTTAACAATGGGATATTCATGGCAATTTGCATTAACAGCTGTATTATTAGAAGGTATTATTTTCATAATACTTACTCTATTTGAAATAAGAGAAGCGATACTTAACTGTATACCACTAAATATAAAGCATGCTGTTAGTGTTGGTATTGGTTTATTTATTGCTTTTATAGGATTGGTTAACTCAGGAATCGTTGTAAATAGCGATGCAACTTTAGTAACTTTAGGCAGTATTAAAAACCCAACTGTTATTCTAGCCTTAATAGGTTTAGTTATATCAGGTGTATTGCTAGCTAAAGGCATAAAAGGAGCGCTATTAATAGGAATTTTGGTTACTACAATAATAGGAATTCCATTAGGAGTAACTCCTATGCCTCAGTCTATAATTAGTGCACCTCCTTCATTAAAACCAATAGCATTTAAGTTTGCCTTTGATAAGGTGTTTACTTTAGACATGTTAATTGTTTTATTTACTTTCTTATTTGTAGATATGTTTGATACAATAGGAACTTTAGTTGGGGTAGCATCTAAAGCGGATATGTTAGAGAAAGATGGTACATTACCTAAAGCGAAGCAAGCTTTATTTGCAGATGCTGTTGGAACTACAGTAGGAGCATGTTTAGGTACAAGTACTGTAACTACTTATGTAGAAAGTGCTTCAGGTGTAGCAGAAGGAGGTAGAACAGGTCTAACTGCACTAACTACTGGTGTATTATTCTTATTATCATTGTTATTTGCTCCATTATTTACTATTGTTCCTGCTGCAGCTACAGCTCCAGCTTTAATAATAGTTGGTCTATTTATGATGTCCCCTATAATGAAGGTTGACTTAAACGACTTTACAGAAGCTATACCAGCATTTTTAACAATTATAATGATGCCATTAACTTATAGTATTGCTGAAGGTCTAGTATTTGGTATTTTATCATATGCTGTATTGAAGTTACTAACTGGTAGGGGCAAGGAAGTATCACCTCTTATGTATATATTAGCAGTATTATTTGTGTTAAAATTGTTAGTATAACGTTTTGCTCCCACTTTTGTGGGAGCAAAACTAAAATTATTTTTTAAATGTATGAGGGGGAAAAACATGAAAAGATTGCTAATCAAAAATGGAATCATTGTAACTATGAATAAAGAAAGAGAAATATTAAAAGGGGATATTTTAGTAGAAGGTAATAAAATCATTAAAATATCTCATAAAATAGATGCAGAAGCAGCTCAAATAATAGATGCAGAAGGTAAAGTTGTAATTCCAGGGCTTATACAGACTCACATACACTTAACACAAGCTTTATTTAGAGGGCAAGCTGATGATTTGGAGCTATTAGATTGGTTAAAAAAGAAAGTTTGGCCATTAGAAGCTTCTCATACTGAAGAATCTAATTATATATCTGCTAAATTAGGTATAGCAGAATTAATAAAAGGTGGTACTACTGCTATTATTGATATGGAAACAGTAAATCATACTGATGCAGCTATTACTGCTATTTATGAGAGTGGTTTTAGAGCTACTACAGGTAAATGCATGATGGATTATGGTGAAGGTGTTCCTGATGCTTTAATGGAAAATACAGATGAATCTATTAAAGAAAGTGTTAGTCTATTAAAAAAATGGCATGGAAAAGGGAATGGAAGAATCCAATATGCATTTGCTCCAAGATTTGTAGTATCTTGTAGTGAAGAATTACTTGTTAAAGTAAGGGACTTAGCAAAAGAATTTGATGTTATGGTACATACACATGCATCTGAGAATAGGGGAGAAATTGAATTAGTAGAAAAAGATAGGGGAATGAGAAATATAATTTATTTAGACAAGATAGGGTTGACTGGAGAAAAGTTAATACTAGCTCATTGCATTTGGTTAAATGATGAGGAAATGAGAATTTTAGCCGAGACTGGTACAAAAATTTCTCATTGTCCAAACTCAAATTTAAAATTAGCTTCAGGAATTGCAAAAATACCTGAATTATTGGAAAAGGGAGCAAATGTTTCATTAGGTGCCGATGGTGCACCTTGCAATAATAATTTAGACATGTTTGAAGAAATGAGAACAACAGCTTTGATACATAAGGCAAGATTATTAAATCCAACTGTAATGCCTGCGCAAAAGGTATTTGAACTTGCTACGATAGGTGGAGCTAAGGCTATGTGTATGGAAGATAAGCTAGGCAGCTTAGAGGAAGGTAAGATAGCTGATATTGTTATTGTAGATTTAGATAATATACACAACTATCCGACTGAGAATGTAGATATTATCTCTCAATTAGTATATTCTGCTAAAGCTACAGATGTAGACACTACAATTATTGATGGAAATATAGTAATGTTAAACAGAAAACTATTAACAATTAACGAAAAATCTTTAAAAAATGATGTTAATAGAATGATTAAAAAGCAAATAGATTTAGCTGGAATAGAAAATTAAGAGGGAAGTTAAGCTTCCCCTTTTACATATAAAGGAGGATTGTTATGGGGGTAAATGAGGTTTATAAATGCAGAACTGTTGATGAAGTATTAAAACTTTTAGATAAATACGGAGATAAATGTAAACTAATAGCTGGAGGAACGGATTTGATAATACAATTAAGGCACAGAGATCCAGATTACAATGTATTAATAGATATATCTACTATAGAAGAATTATCTTTTATAAGAGAAAATGGTGAGTATATTGAAATCGGTTCGGTTGCAACTTTTGATGAATTAGTTAAATATATTAAGAGTCCAAAGTTAGAGGGTTTAAGAAAAGCGGCTAATTTTGTTGGTTCACCACAAATAAGAAATAGAGGAACTGTTGGTGGTAATATTTGTAATGGTTCTCCAGCTGCAGATACTGTACCACCACTTTTAGCATTGGATTCAATATTGGTTATAAAAAGTATTGAAGGTACAAGGGAAATATCTTTGGAAAAAGTTTTAAAAGATAAGGGACGGGTCGCGATAAATAATAATGAGCTTCTTTATAGTATAAAATTCAAGAATCTTTTGAAAAATCAAGGATTGGGCTTTAGCAAATTAGGGTTAAGAAAAGCATTAGCGATATCTAGGATGTGTATTAGTGTATTTTTAGAAGTAGAAGATGGGATTAAGTGTAAAGATATACGAATAGCATCTGGAGCTTTAGGTAAACACGGTTTAAGAGAAAGAGAATTAGAACAGTTTATGGTAGGAAAAAGATTAGATAAAGAAATGATAATAGCTTCGACAGTGAAATTCGAACAAATTGTTAAAGAAAGATTGGCTGGTCGTTTAACTGTTGAGTTTAAAAGTGACGCAGTTAAAGGGGTTTTCAAGGAAGCTCTAAAAGAAGCAATAAATAATAGTAATCAGGGGATAGAGGACAGGGAATAGGGATTACTGAAATTATTCTTTGAAACTAAATTTTAACAACTATCAAATAAAGAGGGGATGCTTATGTTGAAATTAAATCTAAATATTAATGATAAGGATTATAGTGTTGAAATTGATGAAGATATGAGACTTATAGATGTTTTAAGAGATGTTTTAGGCCTTACTGGAACAAAGGAAGGTTGTGGTGAGGGAGAATGTGGAGCATGTACGGTAATAATGGATGGAAAAGCTGTTAACTCATGCTTGGTAATGGCATTTCAAGCTGATGGCAGTTGTATAGTTACAATCGAAGGTTTAGGTAATGAACAAGATATTCATCCTATACAGAAGGCTTTCTTAGATGAAGGAGCAGTGCAATGTGGATTTTGTACACCAGGTATGATTTTGTCTGCAAAGGCACTACTTGATGAAAATCCTAATCCATCAAGGCAAGAGATTAGGGAGGCTATATCAGGTAATTTATGTAGATGTACTGGCTATAACAAGATTGTAGATGCAATTGAAAAAGCATCTGCATACTTGTTGAAGGAGGGAAAATAAGTGAAATATAGAGTGATAGGAGAGGATGTAATTAGAGTAGATGGACTTTCTAAAGTTACAGGTAAAGCTATTTATCCTCAAGATATATATATAGATGGTATGCTTTATGGTAAAACTTTAAGATCAACAAAACCACATGCATTTATAAGAGTGGATACAACTAAAGCTGAAAAAATAGAAGGCGTAATAAAAATACTTACATATAAAGATGTTCCAGGGAAAAATTATCACGGTGTTGTATTTAAAGACCATCAAGTATTCTGTGAAAAGAAAGTAAGAAGAATCGGAGATCCTATAGCTTTTGTTGTAGCAACTACAGAAAAAATAGCACAGAGAGCTTTAGAGGCTATTGATGTACAGTATGAAGAGATTGAGGCAGTTTTTGATCCAATAAAAGCTATGAAAGAAGAATCGCCAAAAGTTCATGGTGAGAGCAATATTATATATCACTATAAGTTAAGAAAGGGAGATGTAGATAAAGCTTTTAAACAATGTGAAGTTGTAGTGGAGAATGAATATATTAGTTCAATGGTTGAACACGCTTTTTTGCAGCCAGAAGCAGGTATAGCTTATACAGAAGATGATGGAACTATTGTGGTTTGTGTTTCAACACAGTATCCTCATTGGGATCGATTAGAGGTAGCAGAAGCTTTGGGTATGCCTGAAGACAAAGTAAAAATAATCAATCCTGCAGTTGGTGGAGCTTTTGGAGGGAGAGAGGATATAACTTTACAAATTCATTTGGCAATAGCCACTAAGTTAACTGGTAGGCCTATAAAATCTGTGTATAGTAGAAATGAGTCTTTTATTGCTCATTCAAAACGACATCCTATGATTATGAGATATAAGACTGGTGCTGATAAAAATGGTAAGCTATTAGCAATGGAAGCAACTATTATAGGAGATACTGGAGCCTATGCATCATGGGCAATAAATGTTTTGAGAAAGGCTGGAGTTCATGCTTGTGGGCCGTATGAGATTCCAAATGTAAAAGTAGACAGTTATGCAGTATATACTAATAATCCTTTTTGTGGAGCGATGAGAGGGTTTGGTGCAACTCAAGTACCTATAGCATATGAGCAGCAGATAGATATATTAGCTGAGAAGCTAAATATAGATCCTGTAGAATTTAGAATGAAGAATATATTGAAAATTGGGTCAAAGACAGCTACAGGGCAGTTAATTACAGAAAGTTTTCCTCTAAATAAATGTATTGAAGAAGTAGCTAGGCGTATAGATTTAATAGATGAAAAATAGGGGGCGATTTTATATGAAAAAGAGGGGGAAGGGAATAGCTTGTATTTTTTACGGGACAGGTTATGGTAATGGATTTCCTGATGTTTCTAGAGCTATTGCGCAGTTACAAAAAGATGGAAATATTGCGATATATGTAGGAGCTACTGAAGTTGGTCAAGGGGCAAAAACTATTATGCTTCAAATGGCTGCTGAAGTACTTGGTATACAGGTAAAAGATATTATACTTAGTTGTGAAGATACGAGTATTACTCCAGATTCTGGAACTGCAGCTGCAAGCAGACAGACTTATAATACGGGTAATGCAGTTAAAATAGCAGTAGAGAAATTAAAGAAAGAGTTATTTGAAATAGCTGCTAAGAAGCTAGGATTAAATAGTACGGTAGGATTAGAAACAAGAGATAAAAGAATATATGTAAAGAGTTATCCTGAGAGATTTATAACATTTAAGGAACTAGCAAGTAGTATTAAACAAAATATTAAGAAAGAGGGGATATTTATAGCGCAAACTACAAAAATGGATGATGAAACGGGTCAAGGAGCTCCGTATTGGCCATATACTGTTGCTGCTTGTTCGGTAGAAGTTGAGGTTGACACTGAAACAGGTAAAGTAGAAGTATTAAGATCAGTATTTGCTCAGGATGTTGGTAAAGCTGTCAATCCTAAATTAATTGAAGGACAGATAGATGGTGGGTTTTCTATGGGTTTAGGTTATGCTCTCATGGAAGATTTAAAATTGAAGAACGGAGAAATTAAGAATAATAGTTTTACCAATTATTTAATACCAACTTCAATGGATATGCCAGAAATAGAAAAGGTAATAATTGAGGAACCAGAATCTACTGCTCCTTTTGGAGCAAAAGGTATAGGTGAACCAGTAACAATCCCAGTAGCGCCAGCGATACTCAATGCTATATATAATGCAGTTGGAGTTAGAATGACAGAAATACCAGTTACACCAGATAGACTCCTCAAAGCATTGAAAGAGAAAAATTTGGGGGCGATTAGTAATGAGTAATAATATTAAGAAGATGATTGA
It encodes:
- a CDS encoding xanthine dehydrogenase family protein molybdopterin-binding subunit; its protein translation is MKKRGKGIACIFYGTGYGNGFPDVSRAIAQLQKDGNIAIYVGATEVGQGAKTIMLQMAAEVLGIQVKDIILSCEDTSITPDSGTAAASRQTYNTGNAVKIAVEKLKKELFEIAAKKLGLNSTVGLETRDKRIYVKSYPERFITFKELASSIKQNIKKEGIFIAQTTKMDDETGQGAPYWPYTVAACSVEVEVDTETGKVEVLRSVFAQDVGKAVNPKLIEGQIDGGFSMGLGYALMEDLKLKNGEIKNNSFTNYLIPTSMDMPEIEKVIIEEPESTAPFGAKGIGEPVTIPVAPAILNAIYNAVGVRMTEIPVTPDRLLKALKEKNLGAISNE
- a CDS encoding 5'-deoxyadenosine deaminase codes for the protein MKRLLIKNGIIVTMNKEREILKGDILVEGNKIIKISHKIDAEAAQIIDAEGKVVIPGLIQTHIHLTQALFRGQADDLELLDWLKKKVWPLEASHTEESNYISAKLGIAELIKGGTTAIIDMETVNHTDAAITAIYESGFRATTGKCMMDYGEGVPDALMENTDESIKESVSLLKKWHGKGNGRIQYAFAPRFVVSCSEELLVKVRDLAKEFDVMVHTHASENRGEIELVEKDRGMRNIIYLDKIGLTGEKLILAHCIWLNDEEMRILAETGTKISHCPNSNLKLASGIAKIPELLEKGANVSLGADGAPCNNNLDMFEEMRTTALIHKARLLNPTVMPAQKVFELATIGGAKAMCMEDKLGSLEEGKIADIVIVDLDNIHNYPTENVDIISQLVYSAKATDVDTTIIDGNIVMLNRKLLTINEKSLKNDVNRMIKKQIDLAGIEN
- a CDS encoding NCS2 family permease, with the protein product MSTNLQAEKGFLERTFKLKEHNTNVKTEIIAGITTFMTMAYILVVNPLILSDAGMDKGAVFTATVLSSFIAIMVMALYANYPFALAPGMGLNAFFAYTVVLTMGYSWQFALTAVLLEGIIFIILTLFEIREAILNCIPLNIKHAVSVGIGLFIAFIGLVNSGIVVNSDATLVTLGSIKNPTVILALIGLVISGVLLAKGIKGALLIGILVTTIIGIPLGVTPMPQSIISAPPSLKPIAFKFAFDKVFTLDMLIVLFTFLFVDMFDTIGTLVGVASKADMLEKDGTLPKAKQALFADAVGTTVGACLGTSTVTTYVESASGVAEGGRTGLTALTTGVLFLLSLLFAPLFTIVPAAATAPALIIVGLFMMSPIMKVDLNDFTEAIPAFLTIIMMPLTYSIAEGLVFGILSYAVLKLLTGRGKEVSPLMYILAVLFVLKLLV
- a CDS encoding xanthine dehydrogenase family protein subunit M, encoding MGVNEVYKCRTVDEVLKLLDKYGDKCKLIAGGTDLIIQLRHRDPDYNVLIDISTIEELSFIRENGEYIEIGSVATFDELVKYIKSPKLEGLRKAANFVGSPQIRNRGTVGGNICNGSPAADTVPPLLALDSILVIKSIEGTREISLEKVLKDKGRVAINNNELLYSIKFKNLLKNQGLGFSKLGLRKALAISRMCISVFLEVEDGIKCKDIRIASGALGKHGLRERELEQFMVGKRLDKEMIIASTVKFEQIVKERLAGRLTVEFKSDAVKGVFKEALKEAINNSNQGIEDRE
- the ade gene encoding adenine deaminase, translated to MDALTIKQAMEYRQLIDALMSDKEFADIILYRGNVINVLTREIYTADIAIKGKYILMVGDADKLIGPDTLVIDVQGKYLSPGFIDSHMHFESSMLTITEFSRLSIPSGTTTLVADPHEIGNALGPIGIRAMAEEASLVPNHVHLVVPALTPDCPGLETAGYDITSKDMEEILGYPNVIGIGELQGFSNARHVYRNTPEVITDLLASTIYAKNIGKIVDGNAPELFGRELAAHIISTGSKCSCHETTTKEECVEKLRQGVYVFMREGSTQKNMAECIRAVTEDRLDSRRCILATDDMVAEDLEKLGHMNEIVRRTIKEGVDPVEAIQMVTINPATYFGLEDRGVLAPGKLADIAIIGDLEEMKVDGVFIKGKLVASYGQLLIDIPKYTYPDSVKRSVKCNLINDADLEIEASGNKVKVRCIELIPDQNLTGSLEEELKVQNGKVMPDINKDILIMACIERYGRNGNIGKTFVKGFGLKQGAFAESIAHDTHNILVVGTNIKDMVLAVNRVVEMGGGIAVANRGRILEELRLPVGGLITDELTGHEVSQKISQLERVVKDQLGCEVHAPFMHLSFLSLSTSPKWKITDRGLLDVNNFKILPTVLE
- a CDS encoding xanthine dehydrogenase family protein molybdopterin-binding subunit, producing MKYRVIGEDVIRVDGLSKVTGKAIYPQDIYIDGMLYGKTLRSTKPHAFIRVDTTKAEKIEGVIKILTYKDVPGKNYHGVVFKDHQVFCEKKVRRIGDPIAFVVATTEKIAQRALEAIDVQYEEIEAVFDPIKAMKEESPKVHGESNIIYHYKLRKGDVDKAFKQCEVVVENEYISSMVEHAFLQPEAGIAYTEDDGTIVVCVSTQYPHWDRLEVAEALGMPEDKVKIINPAVGGAFGGREDITLQIHLAIATKLTGRPIKSVYSRNESFIAHSKRHPMIMRYKTGADKNGKLLAMEATIIGDTGAYASWAINVLRKAGVHACGPYEIPNVKVDSYAVYTNNPFCGAMRGFGATQVPIAYEQQIDILAEKLNIDPVEFRMKNILKIGSKTATGQLITESFPLNKCIEEVARRIDLIDEK
- a CDS encoding (2Fe-2S)-binding protein; amino-acid sequence: MLKLNLNINDKDYSVEIDEDMRLIDVLRDVLGLTGTKEGCGEGECGACTVIMDGKAVNSCLVMAFQADGSCIVTIEGLGNEQDIHPIQKAFLDEGAVQCGFCTPGMILSAKALLDENPNPSRQEIREAISGNLCRCTGYNKIVDAIEKASAYLLKEGK